AAAGGCTTCATAATCAGGGTACAAGGGGGAAAGAAAGTTCGAATTTAACAAAAAAGCGGCGAAATACCTCGAAATGTGTAATTTTGTGAGTGCAATTTGATACTTCATCATTTTATGCAGCCTTTGGCAGGCTACCACACAAGGGCGGCTTTTTCTCTTTTTCCCGTTTCAATTTCTATGACAACGCACACTGCTTCTCGCCGTTTAAAGCAAAAAAGGCTCTGGCTCGCTTTGGCTGCCCTTTTTGCCCTTCTTTTTTTTAGTTTGAAAGAAAAACCCACTTCCCAACACAATCAAGTTGCACCCTTTGGAACAGAAACAGGGGATTCGCTGCCTACACACAACAGCCAAAAGCCGCTTTCTGACGCTGAAAAAGGCATTTTAGCCCTTGCGCGTGCCTACCCCGACTTTTTCGAAATCGCAGACCAAGTGCCTACCCAAAATGTTTTGGTGTGGAAAGATGGCACACGCCTACCTTATGATGATGGCAGAGAAAAAAGCCCCCAAGAACGCTTAGAAAACCCCGATTTGGAAGACCAAATGCAGTATTATCCAAGTGGCAGGCTCGAAACGCCTCCACAAAAAGGAGAGCAGGCAGGTAGAATCCGTTATGAGCCATTTTTCAAAAAAATGTACGGCAATTCGGCGGCGCAGGTTGCTCAAAAATTGACAACAGTAGTATGGCTACCCAAACACATTGGTACAAAATTGCAAGTAACTACCGTTAATCAAGTACATCAAAAAGTGAAAACACTTTCCTTACAATTAGATAGTTTGGTGAGCCTACGCCCCGATTTGAAAAAGTACCTGCA
This genomic stretch from Hugenholtzia roseola DSM 9546 harbors:
- a CDS encoding M15 family metallopeptidase, yielding MILHHFMQPLAGYHTRAAFSLFPVSISMTTHTASRRLKQKRLWLALAALFALLFFSLKEKPTSQHNQVAPFGTETGDSLPTHNSQKPLSDAEKGILALARAYPDFFEIADQVPTQNVLVWKDGTRLPYDDGREKSPQERLENPDLEDQMQYYPSGRLETPPQKGEQAGRIRYEPFFKKMYGNSAAQVAQKLTTVVWLPKHIGTKLQVTTVNQVHQKVKTLSLQLDSLVSLRPDLKKYLQNPGGTFNWRNISGTNRLSAHSFGMTLDINTTYSHYWQWSAKTKDENATLSYQNQIPMEIVELFEAQGFIWGGKWYHFDTMHFEYRPELLLFAQMR